The Deinococcus koreensis genome window below encodes:
- the ilvN gene encoding acetolactate synthase small subunit: MSHTPPIDQLLSILVRDEPRVLTRITALFGRRGYNIRSLSVGNTEHPGISRMTIVVSGDRGVVEQAIKQLEKLHDVIKIIDHSLEKFVDRELVLVKVAITPESRVEVRQIAEDFRSRIVDVGRHALTFEVTGDEGKLTAFIEQMRPFGILETMRTGRIALTRGSNADIPAHVYHEGETETLRPVVEGIEAREERARGVPNLF; encoded by the coding sequence ATGAGCCACACGCCTCCGATTGATCAGCTGCTGTCCATCCTGGTGCGCGACGAGCCGCGCGTCCTGACCCGCATCACGGCCCTGTTCGGCCGGCGCGGCTACAACATCCGCAGCCTGAGCGTGGGCAACACCGAGCATCCGGGCATCTCGCGCATGACGATCGTCGTCAGCGGCGACCGGGGCGTGGTCGAGCAGGCGATCAAGCAGCTGGAGAAGCTGCACGACGTCATCAAGATCATCGACCACAGCCTGGAGAAGTTCGTCGACCGCGAACTCGTGCTGGTCAAGGTGGCCATCACACCCGAGAGCCGCGTGGAGGTGCGCCAGATCGCCGAGGACTTCCGCAGTCGCATCGTGGACGTGGGCCGCCACGCCCTGACCTTCGAGGTCACGGGCGACGAGGGCAAGCTGACCGCGTTCATCGAGCAGATGCGCCCCTTCGGCATCCTGGAGACCATGCGAACCGGCCGAATCGCCCTGACGCGCGGCTCCAACGCCGACATCCCGGCGCACGTGTATCACGAGGGCGAGACCGAGACGCTGCGGCCTGTGGTGGAGGGCATCGAGGCGAGAGAGGAGCGGGCGCGGGGCGTGCCGAATCTGTTCTGA
- the ilvC gene encoding ketol-acid reductoisomerase, which yields MAAKMYYDRDVSTAPIEEKLIAIIGYGSQAHAHAQNLRDSGFNVVVGLREGSSSRAKAEQAGLRVASIEDATKEADVVMLLIPDEQQPGTYEQSIAPNLTDGKALAFGHGFNVHFGRIKPPAGVDVFLVAPKGPGHMLRRVYADGAGMPGIFAVQQDASGKAREIALAYARGIGCARAGVLETTFKEETETDLFGEQSVLCGGVTHLIQAGFETLVEAGYQPEIAYFETLHEVKLIVDLIYEKGFEGMRHSISNTAEFGDYVTGPRIITPETKAEMGRVLGDIQSGAFAKRFIDDAEAGFPYMNEQRGKMRTHTLEVVGKELRDQMPFITKKALEV from the coding sequence ATGGCAGCAAAAATGTATTACGACCGCGACGTCAGCACCGCCCCCATCGAAGAGAAGCTGATCGCCATCATCGGCTACGGCTCGCAGGCGCACGCGCACGCGCAGAACCTGCGCGACAGCGGCTTCAACGTGGTCGTGGGCCTGCGTGAGGGCAGCTCCAGCCGGGCCAAGGCCGAGCAGGCGGGCCTGCGCGTGGCGAGCATCGAGGACGCGACGAAGGAAGCGGACGTGGTCATGCTCCTCATTCCGGACGAGCAGCAGCCCGGAACCTACGAGCAGAGCATCGCCCCCAACCTGACGGACGGCAAGGCGCTGGCCTTCGGACACGGCTTCAACGTGCACTTCGGGCGCATCAAGCCCCCGGCGGGCGTGGACGTGTTCCTGGTGGCGCCCAAAGGCCCCGGCCACATGCTGCGCCGCGTCTATGCCGACGGCGCGGGGATGCCCGGCATCTTCGCCGTGCAGCAGGACGCCAGCGGGAAGGCGCGCGAGATCGCCCTGGCCTACGCGCGGGGCATCGGCTGCGCGCGGGCGGGCGTGCTGGAGACGACCTTCAAGGAAGAGACCGAGACCGACCTCTTCGGCGAGCAGTCCGTGCTCTGCGGCGGCGTGACCCACCTGATCCAGGCGGGCTTCGAGACGCTGGTGGAGGCCGGCTACCAGCCCGAGATCGCCTACTTCGAGACGCTGCACGAGGTCAAGCTGATCGTCGACCTGATCTACGAGAAGGGCTTCGAGGGCATGCGCCACAGCATTTCCAACACCGCCGAGTTCGGCGACTACGTGACCGGGCCGCGCATCATCACGCCAGAGACGAAGGCGGAGATGGGCCGCGTGCTGGGCGACATCCAGAGCGGCGCCTTCGCCAAACGCTTCATCGACGACGCCGAGGCCGGCTTCCCGTACATGAACGAGCAGCGCGGCAAGATGCGGACTCACACGCTGGAAGTGGTGGGCAAGGAACTGCGCGACCAGATGCCCTTCATCACCAAGAAGGCGCTGGAAGTCTGA
- a CDS encoding 2-isopropylmalate synthase, with product MTQQQPAERIRIFDTTLRDGEQSPGVALNFAQKLEIAHQLARLGVDVIEAGFPIASPGDLEGVSRIAREVRGPIIAGLARAGRPDIEAAAKAVEAAEKPRIHTFIATSPIHMQKKLNLEPDAVVERAVQAVQYARTFVDDVEFSAEDATRSEWAFLVRIFKAAVEAGATTINVPDTVGYTTPKEMRELFAFLKGELPAHIILSSHCHDDLGMAVANSIAAAEGGARQIECTVNGIGERAGNASLEEIVMAFHTRRDVYGFETGIRTREIYRASRLISRLSGMPVQPNKAIVGDNAFAHESGIHQDGVIKARETYEIMNAELVGREAAVLVMGKHSGRAAFRKALTDLGFVDMPDDKVQSLFGRFKDMADRKGQIFADDLRALVEARTDVPQTFTLEGFQITSGMNMTPVAFVRLATPDGPVDATAHGDGPVEAAFQAINKITGLSPTLETYRIQAVTGGGDALGEVSVTARHGETLLHGLGVATDVVEASARAWVRIQNMLVAGLGAERRQGEFAPGRI from the coding sequence ATGACCCAGCAACAGCCTGCAGAACGCATCCGCATCTTCGACACGACCCTGCGAGACGGCGAGCAGTCGCCGGGCGTGGCGCTGAACTTCGCGCAGAAGCTGGAGATCGCGCACCAGCTGGCGCGGCTGGGCGTGGACGTGATCGAGGCCGGCTTCCCCATCGCCAGCCCCGGCGACCTGGAGGGCGTGAGCCGCATCGCGCGGGAGGTGCGGGGGCCGATCATCGCCGGGCTGGCCCGCGCAGGGCGCCCCGACATTGAGGCCGCCGCCAAGGCCGTGGAGGCCGCCGAGAAGCCGCGCATCCACACCTTCATCGCCACCAGCCCGATCCACATGCAGAAGAAGCTGAACCTGGAGCCCGACGCGGTGGTCGAGCGCGCGGTGCAGGCCGTGCAGTACGCCCGGACGTTCGTAGACGACGTGGAGTTCAGCGCCGAGGACGCCACCCGCTCCGAATGGGCGTTCCTGGTACGCATCTTCAAGGCGGCCGTGGAGGCCGGCGCGACCACCATCAACGTGCCAGACACGGTGGGCTACACCACCCCGAAAGAGATGCGCGAGCTGTTCGCCTTCCTGAAGGGGGAGCTGCCCGCCCACATCATCCTGAGCAGCCACTGCCACGACGACCTGGGCATGGCGGTCGCCAACTCGATCGCCGCCGCCGAGGGCGGGGCGCGGCAGATCGAGTGCACGGTGAACGGCATCGGCGAGCGCGCCGGGAACGCCTCGCTGGAAGAGATCGTGATGGCCTTTCATACCCGGCGCGACGTATATGGCTTCGAGACCGGCATCCGCACCCGCGAGATCTACCGCGCCAGCCGCCTGATCAGCCGCCTGAGCGGGATGCCCGTGCAGCCCAACAAGGCCATCGTGGGCGACAACGCCTTCGCCCACGAATCGGGCATCCATCAGGACGGGGTGATCAAGGCCCGCGAGACCTACGAGATCATGAACGCCGAACTGGTCGGCCGCGAGGCCGCCGTGCTGGTGATGGGCAAGCACTCGGGCCGCGCCGCCTTCCGCAAGGCCCTGACCGACCTGGGCTTCGTGGACATGCCCGACGACAAGGTGCAGTCGCTGTTCGGCCGTTTCAAGGACATGGCCGACCGCAAGGGCCAGATCTTCGCCGACGACCTGCGCGCCCTGGTCGAGGCCCGCACGGACGTGCCGCAGACCTTCACGCTGGAGGGCTTCCAGATCACCTCCGGCATGAACATGACCCCGGTGGCCTTCGTGCGCCTGGCAACCCCGGACGGCCCCGTGGACGCCACCGCGCACGGCGACGGCCCGGTCGAGGCGGCCTTCCAGGCCATCAACAAGATCACCGGCCTGTCCCCCACCCTGGAGACCTACCGCATCCAGGCCGTGACCGGCGGCGGCGACGCGCTCGGCGAGGTCAGTGTGACGGCCCGGCACGGCGAGACCCTCCTGCACGGCCTGGGCGTGGCGACCGACGTCGTGGAGGCCAGCGCCCGCGCCTGGGTGCGGATTCAGAACATGCTCGTGGCGGGCCTGGGGGCCGAGAGAAGACAGGGAGAGTTCGCACCGGGACGGATCTGA
- a CDS encoding O-methyltransferase, protein MIDPAPFQRTAVQLGFDASCDAATASLLGTLAASKPGGRLLELGTGIGFGTAHLLGGIDARARLDTVELDGRLSAAAQDLLGLDPRVTFTVQDGTAWIQAHQGQIFDLIFADTWPGKFSALDETLTLLAPGGIYFIDDLLPQPNWPDGHQAKVDGLQQSLLARTDLQCVELNWATGLMVCVKLGAMT, encoded by the coding sequence ATGATCGATCCGGCACCCTTTCAGAGAACCGCCGTCCAGCTCGGTTTCGACGCGAGTTGCGACGCGGCCACCGCCTCCCTGCTCGGCACCCTGGCGGCCAGCAAACCGGGCGGACGCCTGCTGGAACTGGGCACCGGCATCGGCTTCGGCACCGCGCATCTGCTCGGCGGAATAGATGCGCGGGCCAGGTTAGACACGGTGGAACTCGATGGAAGGCTCAGCGCCGCCGCTCAAGACTTGCTGGGTCTCGATCCTCGCGTGACGTTCACCGTGCAGGACGGCACAGCCTGGATTCAGGCGCATCAGGGGCAGATCTTCGACCTCATTTTTGCCGACACCTGGCCCGGCAAGTTCTCGGCGCTGGATGAAACGCTCACGCTGCTGGCACCGGGCGGCATCTACTTCATCGACGATCTGCTCCCCCAGCCCAACTGGCCCGACGGGCATCAGGCGAAGGTAGATGGGCTGCAGCAGTCGCTTCTGGCCCGTACTGATCTTCAGTGCGTCGAATTGAACTGGGCGACAGGATTGATGGTGTGCGTGAAACTGGGAGCAATGACATGA
- a CDS encoding antibiotic biosynthesis monooxygenase family protein, with amino-acid sequence MILELALLQIRPGLTADFEAAFAQAQAIIARMTGYERHELQRCVEDDHRYALLVWWDTLEDHTVGFRGSAEYQQWRSLLHHFYDPFPTVEHFTRVPGLTGEQ; translated from the coding sequence ATGATCCTCGAACTCGCCCTTCTTCAGATCCGCCCCGGCCTCACGGCCGACTTCGAAGCGGCCTTCGCCCAGGCCCAGGCGATCATTGCCCGCATGACGGGGTACGAGCGGCACGAGCTTCAGCGCTGCGTCGAGGACGACCACCGGTACGCCCTGCTGGTGTGGTGGGACACGCTGGAAGACCACACGGTCGGCTTCCGGGGCAGCGCGGAATATCAGCAGTGGCGCTCACTGCTGCACCACTTCTACGATCCGTTCCCGACGGTCGAGCACTTCACGCGGGTGCCGGGCCTGACTGGAGAGCAGTGA
- a CDS encoding metallophosphoesterase family protein, translated as MRIAVLGDVHGNAFALRAVLDEIRDEAPDLTLNLGDSVWGAADPAQAWALQAEHVPPTVRGNTDERVAGMRSGKEHMRAWVLSQLPDDVPRKLADLPIHVDVADGEVRLAHGSPRDPWEDLMLTETEDEHTRPAHFSEMRDRLDGFSFATGGRVCVVGHTHREMLSVVDGLTVVNAGPVSRQKDGLPVSRWVLLTRHGGHWSVEFRRTAYDVAGATVWARAHAPARIAEDEAQWLTLGREP; from the coding sequence GTGAGGATCGCTGTCCTCGGGGATGTCCACGGCAACGCCTTCGCGCTGCGGGCCGTGCTGGACGAGATCCGGGACGAGGCCCCCGACCTGACGCTCAACCTGGGCGACAGCGTGTGGGGCGCGGCCGACCCGGCGCAGGCGTGGGCCCTGCAGGCGGAACACGTGCCGCCCACCGTGCGCGGTAACACCGATGAGCGGGTGGCAGGAATGCGTTCAGGCAAGGAGCACATGCGCGCCTGGGTGCTCTCGCAGCTTCCGGACGACGTGCCTCGGAAACTGGCCGACCTACCTATCCACGTGGACGTGGCCGATGGCGAGGTGCGGCTCGCCCACGGCAGCCCGCGCGACCCCTGGGAAGACCTGATGTTGACCGAGACTGAAGATGAACACACCCGGCCCGCGCACTTCTCCGAGATGCGTGACCGCCTGGACGGATTCTCCTTCGCTACGGGCGGCCGGGTCTGCGTGGTCGGCCACACGCACCGCGAGATGCTGAGCGTGGTGGACGGCCTGACCGTGGTCAACGCGGGGCCGGTCTCGCGCCAGAAAGACGGCCTGCCCGTGAGTCGCTGGGTACTGCTCACGCGGCACGGTGGGCACTGGAGCGTGGAGTTCCGCCGCACGGCGTACGACGTGGCGGGGGCAACGGTCTGGGCACGGGCCCACGCTCCGGCGCGTATAGCGGAGGACGAGGCGCAGTGGCTGACGCTGGGGCGCGAACCGTGA
- a CDS encoding phosphotyrosine protein phosphatase translates to MFVCAQNRLRSPTAEAVFRDMEDWEVTSAGTNRDAITPLSRDLLEWADVAVCMEKRHRDIIRQRFKGTLPDDRILILGIPDDFEFMDETLTGMLHRIVPTRLESVRPRETT, encoded by the coding sequence GTGTTCGTCTGCGCTCAGAACAGACTGAGGAGTCCGACCGCCGAAGCTGTCTTCCGGGACATGGAGGACTGGGAGGTCACCTCAGCCGGCACCAACCGGGACGCCATCACGCCGCTCAGCCGCGACCTGCTGGAATGGGCGGACGTGGCGGTGTGCATGGAAAAACGGCACCGGGACATCATCCGTCAGCGCTTCAAGGGCACTCTTCCTGACGACCGCATCCTGATCCTGGGCATTCCTGACGACTTCGAATTCATGGACGAGACGCTGACCGGGATGCTCCATCGGATCGTGCCGACGCGCCTGGAGTCGGTGCGCCCGCGGGAAACGACATGA
- a CDS encoding aspartate/glutamate racemase family protein gives MKLLGLLGGMSWTSTAEYYRLLNEDVTRELGGLHSARLLLHSVDFAEVAALQKSGDWDAAAALLADAARGLERAGAQGLLLATNTMHKVADRVQDAVDIPLLHIADATGEAVRLAGVTRVGLLATAFTMEQAFYRGRLAEQYGLDVIVPEAAQRADVHRIIYDELCRGEIREDSRQTYRRIMTGLVDQGAQGIILGCTEITLLVGAGDVSVPVFDTTRIHVQAAVRWMLD, from the coding sequence ATGAAGCTCCTCGGCCTGCTGGGCGGCATGAGCTGGACGAGCACGGCGGAGTATTACCGGCTGCTCAACGAGGACGTGACGCGCGAGTTGGGCGGGCTGCATTCCGCGCGTCTGCTGCTGCATTCGGTCGATTTCGCGGAGGTCGCCGCGCTGCAGAAATCAGGCGACTGGGACGCCGCCGCAGCCCTGCTGGCCGACGCCGCGCGGGGGCTGGAACGTGCCGGGGCCCAGGGCCTGCTGCTGGCGACGAACACCATGCACAAGGTCGCGGATAGGGTTCAGGACGCCGTGGACATTCCCCTGCTGCACATCGCGGACGCGACGGGCGAGGCTGTGCGCTTGGCGGGCGTGACGCGGGTCGGTCTTCTGGCCACCGCCTTCACGATGGAACAGGCGTTCTATAGGGGGCGACTGGCGGAACAATACGGGCTGGACGTGATCGTGCCCGAAGCTGCCCAGCGGGCGGACGTCCACCGGATCATCTACGACGAACTGTGCCGGGGCGAGATCCGGGAAGACTCGCGCCAGACCTACCGGCGGATCATGACCGGGCTGGTCGATCAGGGCGCCCAGGGGATCATCCTGGGCTGCACCGAGATCACGCTGCTGGTGGGCGCCGGGGACGTCTCCGTGCCGGTGTTCGACACCACCCGGATTCATGTGCAGGCGGCCGTGCGCTGGATGCTGGACTGA
- a CDS encoding Gfo/Idh/MocA family protein: MSRPLRLGMVGGGQGAFIGAVHRMAARLDGHYEMVAGALSSTPEKALASGRDLGLDASRSYPTWEAMLDGELARPEGERIDAVSIVTPNHLHYPVARAFAQAGIHVICDKPLVHSSDQANDLLAVVKQSGVVFAVTYNYTGYPLIRHARDMIRAGTLGDLRKVVVEYHQGWLATRLEDTDSKQAGWRTDPARSGLAGAVGDIGSHAENLAATVTGLELESICADLSTFVPGRRLDDDASLLLRFTSGARGVLLCSQIEVGHENDLRLRVAGTQGSLSWCQEHPNQLDYLPLDGPRQVLTRGQGYLSPAAQAATRLPGGHPEAFIEAFANVYSGAAEAIRARQERREPDPLIAIYPTLADGARGVHFIEKTVESSQSERKWTDARWTAEG, translated from the coding sequence GTGAGCCGCCCGCTCAGGCTGGGCATGGTCGGCGGCGGGCAGGGCGCCTTCATCGGTGCAGTTCACCGCATGGCTGCCCGCCTGGATGGGCACTACGAGATGGTGGCCGGGGCGCTGTCCAGTACGCCGGAAAAGGCCCTTGCATCTGGGCGAGACCTGGGACTGGATGCATCCCGCAGCTACCCGACCTGGGAGGCCATGCTGGACGGCGAACTCGCCCGGCCGGAAGGGGAGCGCATCGACGCGGTGAGCATCGTCACGCCCAACCACCTGCACTACCCGGTGGCCCGCGCCTTCGCGCAGGCCGGCATCCACGTCATCTGCGACAAGCCGCTGGTGCACAGCAGCGATCAGGCGAACGACCTGCTGGCGGTCGTGAAACAGTCCGGGGTCGTGTTCGCGGTGACCTACAACTACACCGGCTACCCGCTGATCCGCCACGCCCGCGACATGATCCGCGCCGGCACCCTGGGCGACCTCCGCAAGGTCGTCGTGGAGTACCACCAGGGCTGGCTCGCCACCAGGCTGGAGGACACCGATTCCAAGCAGGCCGGCTGGCGCACGGATCCGGCCCGTTCCGGGCTGGCGGGCGCGGTGGGCGATATCGGCTCTCACGCCGAGAACCTGGCCGCCACCGTGACCGGCCTGGAGCTGGAGTCCATCTGCGCCGACCTGAGCACCTTCGTCCCCGGCCGCCGCCTGGACGACGACGCCAGCCTGCTCCTGCGCTTTACCAGCGGGGCGCGCGGCGTGCTGCTGTGCTCGCAGATCGAGGTCGGCCATGAGAACGACCTGAGGCTGCGCGTGGCCGGCACACAGGGCAGCCTGAGCTGGTGTCAGGAACACCCCAACCAGCTCGACTATCTGCCGCTGGACGGCCCCCGCCAGGTGCTCACGCGCGGTCAGGGGTACCTGAGCCCCGCCGCGCAGGCCGCCACGAGGTTGCCGGGCGGGCACCCCGAGGCCTTCATCGAGGCCTTTGCCAACGTCTACAGCGGCGCCGCCGAGGCGATCCGCGCCCGGCAGGAGCGCCGCGAGCCCGACCCCCTGATCGCCATCTACCCTACCCTGGCCGACGGGGCGCGGGGCGTGCATTTCATCGAGAAGACCGTCGAAAGCAGCCAGAGCGAGCGCAAATGGACGGACGCGCGCTGGACGGCAGAGGGCTGA
- a CDS encoding sugar phosphate isomerase/epimerase family protein — protein MPRPVTLFTGQWADLPLADLAPLARTMGYDGLELACWGDHFDVQAALQDDRYVQQKRELLDRHGLECHAISNHLVGQAVCDPIDGRHRAIVPAHVWGDGDPEGVRGRAAQEMIDTARAAARFGVGVVNGFTGSSIWHSLYAFPPTDQAYWNAGFEDFARRWTPILDAFDEVGVNFALEVHPTEIAFDLATARRAIDAVNGHRRFGFNYDPSHLGYQHVDYVRFIRTFGERIFHAHMKDVWWGHGSGEVGVFGGHTDFGDARRYWDFRSVGRGDIRFEDVIVALNDVGYGGPLSVEWEDSRMDRVHGATESAAYVRRLDFPGSNVAFDAAFAGDRQ, from the coding sequence ATGCCCCGTCCCGTCACCCTGTTCACCGGCCAGTGGGCCGATCTGCCCCTCGCCGACCTCGCGCCGCTGGCCAGGACGATGGGCTACGACGGCCTGGAACTCGCCTGCTGGGGCGACCATTTCGACGTGCAGGCCGCCCTGCAGGACGACCGCTATGTTCAGCAGAAACGTGAACTGCTCGACAGGCACGGTCTGGAGTGCCATGCCATCTCCAACCACCTCGTCGGGCAGGCGGTGTGCGACCCCATCGACGGGCGCCACAGGGCGATCGTGCCCGCCCACGTCTGGGGCGACGGCGACCCCGAGGGTGTGCGCGGGCGGGCCGCGCAGGAAATGATCGACACCGCCCGCGCCGCCGCGCGGTTCGGGGTGGGCGTGGTGAACGGCTTCACCGGCTCCTCGATCTGGCACAGCCTCTACGCCTTCCCGCCCACCGATCAGGCCTACTGGAACGCCGGTTTCGAGGACTTCGCGCGCCGCTGGACGCCGATCCTGGACGCCTTCGACGAGGTGGGCGTGAACTTCGCCCTGGAAGTCCACCCCACCGAGATCGCCTTCGACCTCGCCACCGCCCGGCGCGCCATCGACGCGGTGAACGGGCACCGGCGCTTCGGCTTCAACTACGATCCCAGCCACCTCGGCTACCAGCATGTCGATTACGTGCGCTTCATCCGCACCTTCGGCGAGCGGATCTTCCACGCCCACATGAAGGACGTCTGGTGGGGCCACGGCTCGGGCGAGGTCGGCGTATTCGGCGGCCACACCGATTTCGGCGACGCCCGGCGCTACTGGGACTTCCGCTCGGTGGGGCGCGGCGACATCCGCTTCGAGGACGTCATCGTGGCCCTGAACGACGTCGGCTACGGGGGCCCGCTGAGCGTGGAGTGGGAGGACTCCCGCATGGATCGCGTCCATGGCGCGACCGAGAGCGCCGCCTACGTGCGGAGGCTGGACTTCCCCGGCTCGAATGTCGCGTTCGACGCCGCGTTCGCGGGAGACCGTCAGTGA
- a CDS encoding Gfo/Idh/MocA family protein — protein MGLSPQTIGIVGTGNISAAYLKIARDLKLFRVKAVADLDTARAATVAAEHGIQALTLAGLLTDPEIVAVVNLTPPGAHAAVTLAALDAGKHVYSEKPLAVAREDGQTIMDRATSRGLRVGCAPDTVLGAGIQTARELIDAGRIGRPVSATAFFMGSGPESWHPDPDFFYQPGAGPLFDMGPYYLSALVTLLGGVQTVSATATRAFVQRPITSQPRAGEFITVNTPTHVAANLLLEGGALATLITSFDVPASDAPRIEIHGTGGSLSVPDPNTFGGPLKLRLNAQADWEDVPLTRPFAGNSRGIGLADMLHAQQTGGAHRASGDLAFHVLDVMHTILESAGAERTLRPRTAVERPAPLDAQPAWLPAAGRPPIAGE, from the coding sequence ATGGGACTGAGTCCGCAGACCATCGGCATCGTCGGCACCGGCAACATCAGCGCGGCGTACCTGAAGATCGCCCGCGACCTGAAGCTCTTCCGGGTGAAAGCGGTGGCGGATCTGGATACCGCCCGCGCCGCCACGGTCGCCGCCGAACACGGCATCCAGGCCCTGACGCTGGCAGGGCTGCTGACCGACCCGGAGATCGTGGCGGTCGTGAACCTGACGCCGCCCGGCGCCCACGCCGCCGTGACGCTGGCCGCGCTGGACGCCGGCAAGCACGTCTATTCCGAAAAGCCTCTGGCCGTGGCACGCGAGGACGGACAGACGATCATGGATCGGGCGACATCCAGGGGCCTGCGCGTGGGCTGCGCGCCGGACACCGTGCTGGGCGCGGGCATCCAGACGGCCCGCGAGCTGATCGACGCCGGGCGGATCGGGCGGCCCGTGTCGGCCACCGCGTTCTTCATGGGCAGCGGCCCGGAGTCCTGGCACCCGGATCCCGACTTCTTCTACCAGCCCGGCGCCGGCCCGCTGTTCGACATGGGCCCCTACTACCTGAGCGCACTGGTCACCCTGCTGGGCGGCGTGCAGACGGTCAGCGCCACCGCCACCAGGGCCTTCGTGCAGCGCCCGATTACCTCCCAGCCCCGGGCCGGCGAGTTCATTACTGTGAATACGCCGACCCACGTGGCGGCCAACCTCCTGCTGGAGGGCGGCGCCCTGGCGACCCTGATCACCTCCTTCGACGTGCCCGCGTCCGACGCGCCCCGCATCGAGATCCACGGCACCGGGGGCAGCCTGAGCGTGCCCGATCCGAACACCTTCGGCGGGCCGCTGAAGCTCCGCCTGAACGCTCAGGCCGACTGGGAAGACGTGCCCCTGACCCGGCCCTTCGCCGGGAACTCGCGCGGGATCGGGCTGGCTGACATGCTGCACGCCCAGCAGACCGGCGGTGCCCACCGCGCCAGCGGCGACCTGGCTTTTCATGTGCTGGACGTCATGCACACTATTCTGGAGTCGGCCGGGGCGGAACGCACGCTCAGGCCCCGCACGGCGGTCGAGCGCCCTGCCCCCCTGGACGCGCAGCCCGCGTGGCTGCCGGCCGCCGGGCGCCCCCCCATCGCGGGCGAGTAG
- a CDS encoding sugar phosphate isomerase/epimerase family protein: MTPQPGTLSVQLYTFRDAYAAEPGGTIARIAGLGFRYLEPFGIASQGLTDSDKVRQAQALRRLLDSHGLSAPTAHAAAPLGPVSAAVLDSLEALGCRLPVISWPGEVPGFERDVMDTREGTERFADALNEASLNAASRGMELGYHNHWWEWSDVGGQHAYDQLLSQLDPAVFLEVDTYWAQTGGQDVAALLRRLGGRVKALHLKDGPATPEADQTPLGTGRVDYAAAIAAAPSARWHVLEMDRTAGDVFAEVGQSARRLIQEGLSTWD, encoded by the coding sequence ATGACCCCTCAGCCCGGTACCCTCTCCGTCCAGCTGTACACCTTCCGTGACGCCTACGCGGCCGAACCGGGGGGCACCATCGCCCGCATCGCCGGGCTGGGCTTCCGGTACCTGGAACCCTTCGGCATCGCCTCCCAGGGCCTGACCGACAGCGACAAGGTGCGGCAGGCGCAGGCCCTTCGCCGGCTGCTGGACAGCCACGGCCTGAGCGCGCCGACCGCGCACGCCGCCGCGCCCCTGGGGCCGGTCTCGGCCGCCGTGCTGGACAGCCTGGAGGCGCTGGGCTGCCGCCTGCCGGTGATCTCCTGGCCCGGTGAGGTGCCCGGCTTCGAGCGGGACGTGATGGACACCCGTGAAGGCACCGAGCGCTTCGCCGACGCGCTGAACGAGGCGTCCCTGAACGCCGCCTCACGCGGCATGGAGCTGGGCTACCACAACCACTGGTGGGAGTGGTCGGACGTGGGCGGCCAGCACGCCTATGACCAGCTGCTCTCCCAGCTCGATCCCGCGGTGTTTCTGGAAGTCGACACCTACTGGGCGCAGACCGGCGGGCAGGACGTGGCCGCGCTGCTGCGCCGCCTGGGAGGCCGCGTGAAGGCCCTGCACCTGAAAGACGGCCCCGCCACCCCCGAGGCCGACCAGACGCCGCTGGGTACTGGGAGAGTCGACTACGCCGCCGCCATCGCCGCCGCGCCGTCTGCCCGCTGGCACGTGCTGGAGATGGATCGCACGGCCGGCGACGTCTTCGCCGAGGTGGGCCAGAGCGCCCGGCGGCTGATCCAGGAGGGGCTCTCCACATGGGACTGA